The proteins below are encoded in one region of Girardinichthys multiradiatus isolate DD_20200921_A chromosome 19, DD_fGirMul_XY1, whole genome shotgun sequence:
- the fosaa gene encoding protein c-Fos isoform X2, whose protein sequence is MDAVSPSLRARSPVGTLCQKTPEEASSPASSSESGAKLSPEEEEKKRIRRERNKMAAAKCRNRRRELTDTLQAETDKLEEEKAALETEIANLLKEKERLEFILVTHKPVCQMPEELESILQVSASSPELPPSPDEDRLQDEGIQEAPLLQDMDIPSDPSTAISGNSNILLCANAEVNISDLEPSLDIKGGLLDNMLPSLEDRIPMETARSVPDLDLSSSLGVSDWETLYKSVSCDLEPLSTPVVTSTPTCSSCLSVFTFACPDLDSLTEEGLDSLKGGLNKAESVDILNSPTLLAL, encoded by the exons ATGGACGCAGTCTCTCCAAGCTTGCGGGCAAGGTCTCCTGTCGGGACGCTCTGCCAGAAGACGCCAGAAGAGGCGAGCTCTCCAGCGTCCTCCTCAGAGAGCGGAGCCAAG CTGTCtcctgaggaggaggagaagaagaggatAAGACGGGAGAGGAATAAAATGGCTGCAGCAAAGTGTCGCAACAGACGGAGGGAACTCACAGATACACTTCAAGCT GAGACAGACAAGCTGGAGGAGGAAAAAGCAGCCCTGGAGACGGAAATAGCCAACCTGCTCAAAGAAAAAGAGCGGCTTGAATTTATACTGGTCACACATAAACCAGTTTGCCAGATGCCAGAGGAGCTGGAGTCCATTTTACAGGTTTCAGCAAGTTCCCCAGAGCTGCCACCCAGTCCAGATGAGGACAGGCTTCAGGATGAAGGTATCCAGGAAGCTCCTTTACTCCAGGACATGGACATCCCCAGTGATCCGTCCACAGCAATCTCTGGGAACTCCAATATCTTACTGTGTGCCAATGCTGAAGTCAACATTTCTGATCTTGAGCCATCCCTGGACATTAAGGGGGGGCTACTGGACAATATGCTACCCAGTTTGGAGGACAGAATCCCCATGGAGACGGCTCGATCAGTGCCCGACTTAGATTTGAGCAGCTCCCTTGGAGTGTCGGACTGGGAGACCCTGTATAAGTCTGTTTCCTGTGACCTGGAGCCTCTCAGCACTCCGGTGGTGACCTCCACCCCCACCTGCAGCAGCTGCCTGTCTGTGTTCACGTTTGCGTGTCCTGATCTGGACTCTCTTACAGAGGAGGGACTGGACAGCCTCAAAGGTGGTCTAAACAAGGCTGAATCTGTTGATATCCTTAACTCTCCAACTCTTCTTGCATTATAA
- the fosaa gene encoding protein c-Fos isoform X1, translating to MSAQDNQFVPTVTAISSTPDFQWMVQPTFITSVSPSLGSKQANEPQCSHQATPKAGGSKGKNAARKGKTEQLSPEEEEKKRIRRERNKMAAAKCRNRRRELTDTLQAETDKLEEEKAALETEIANLLKEKERLEFILVTHKPVCQMPEELESILQVSASSPELPPSPDEDRLQDEGIQEAPLLQDMDIPSDPSTAISGNSNILLCANAEVNISDLEPSLDIKGGLLDNMLPSLEDRIPMETARSVPDLDLSSSLGVSDWETLYKSVSCDLEPLSTPVVTSTPTCSSCLSVFTFACPDLDSLTEEGLDSLKGGLNKAESVDILNSPTLLAL from the exons ATGAGTGCTCAGGACAATCAATTTGTTCCAACAGTTACAGCAATATCCTCTACCCCAGATTTCCAGTGGATGGTCCAGCCTACGTTTATTACATCTGTCTCCCCGTCTCTGGGCAGCAAACAAGCCAATGAACCACAATGCTCTCACCAGGCAACACCCAAAGCAGGCGGGAGCAAGGGAAAAAATGCTGCCAGAAAAGGGAAAACGGAGCAG CTGTCtcctgaggaggaggagaagaagaggatAAGACGGGAGAGGAATAAAATGGCTGCAGCAAAGTGTCGCAACAGACGGAGGGAACTCACAGATACACTTCAAGCT GAGACAGACAAGCTGGAGGAGGAAAAAGCAGCCCTGGAGACGGAAATAGCCAACCTGCTCAAAGAAAAAGAGCGGCTTGAATTTATACTGGTCACACATAAACCAGTTTGCCAGATGCCAGAGGAGCTGGAGTCCATTTTACAGGTTTCAGCAAGTTCCCCAGAGCTGCCACCCAGTCCAGATGAGGACAGGCTTCAGGATGAAGGTATCCAGGAAGCTCCTTTACTCCAGGACATGGACATCCCCAGTGATCCGTCCACAGCAATCTCTGGGAACTCCAATATCTTACTGTGTGCCAATGCTGAAGTCAACATTTCTGATCTTGAGCCATCCCTGGACATTAAGGGGGGGCTACTGGACAATATGCTACCCAGTTTGGAGGACAGAATCCCCATGGAGACGGCTCGATCAGTGCCCGACTTAGATTTGAGCAGCTCCCTTGGAGTGTCGGACTGGGAGACCCTGTATAAGTCTGTTTCCTGTGACCTGGAGCCTCTCAGCACTCCGGTGGTGACCTCCACCCCCACCTGCAGCAGCTGCCTGTCTGTGTTCACGTTTGCGTGTCCTGATCTGGACTCTCTTACAGAGGAGGGACTGGACAGCCTCAAAGGTGGTCTAAACAAGGCTGAATCTGTTGATATCCTTAACTCTCCAACTCTTCTTGCATTATAA
- the fosaa gene encoding protein c-Fos isoform X3, whose product MAAAKCRNRRRELTDTLQAETDKLEEEKAALETEIANLLKEKERLEFILVTHKPVCQMPEELESILQVSASSPELPPSPDEDRLQDEGIQEAPLLQDMDIPSDPSTAISGNSNILLCANAEVNISDLEPSLDIKGGLLDNMLPSLEDRIPMETARSVPDLDLSSSLGVSDWETLYKSVSCDLEPLSTPVVTSTPTCSSCLSVFTFACPDLDSLTEEGLDSLKGGLNKAESVDILNSPTLLAL is encoded by the exons ATGGCTGCAGCAAAGTGTCGCAACAGACGGAGGGAACTCACAGATACACTTCAAGCT GAGACAGACAAGCTGGAGGAGGAAAAAGCAGCCCTGGAGACGGAAATAGCCAACCTGCTCAAAGAAAAAGAGCGGCTTGAATTTATACTGGTCACACATAAACCAGTTTGCCAGATGCCAGAGGAGCTGGAGTCCATTTTACAGGTTTCAGCAAGTTCCCCAGAGCTGCCACCCAGTCCAGATGAGGACAGGCTTCAGGATGAAGGTATCCAGGAAGCTCCTTTACTCCAGGACATGGACATCCCCAGTGATCCGTCCACAGCAATCTCTGGGAACTCCAATATCTTACTGTGTGCCAATGCTGAAGTCAACATTTCTGATCTTGAGCCATCCCTGGACATTAAGGGGGGGCTACTGGACAATATGCTACCCAGTTTGGAGGACAGAATCCCCATGGAGACGGCTCGATCAGTGCCCGACTTAGATTTGAGCAGCTCCCTTGGAGTGTCGGACTGGGAGACCCTGTATAAGTCTGTTTCCTGTGACCTGGAGCCTCTCAGCACTCCGGTGGTGACCTCCACCCCCACCTGCAGCAGCTGCCTGTCTGTGTTCACGTTTGCGTGTCCTGATCTGGACTCTCTTACAGAGGAGGGACTGGACAGCCTCAAAGGTGGTCTAAACAAGGCTGAATCTGTTGATATCCTTAACTCTCCAACTCTTCTTGCATTATAA
- the LOC124885038 gene encoding jun dimerization protein 2-like isoform X1, with the protein MGGAVVTSPLMSTFFYIHAYVCLASLNFRIPKSSQIGITFKVGLMQRFPLFKIYSRPSADQKRGHLLHLGSKSVVVKAEPDGMPGQIPDPSVTAGSLPSLGPLAGISATTLTDKLRFGDFHDIGTMLSPLLFLDTLGKRPIVIKTERDEEEERRKRRREKNKVAAARCRNKKKERTDYLQKESERLEMLNSDLKAQIEELKLERQQLILMLNRHRPTCIVRTDSVKTPESEANPLLQQLEAK; encoded by the exons ATGGGAGGAGCGGTTGTTACTTCCCCACTTATGTctacttttttttacatccaTGCTTACGTTTGCCTGGCATCGCTTAATTTCCGCATTCCCAAATCCTCCCAGATTGGGATCACGTTTAAAGTCGGGCTGATGCAACGATTTCCACTTTTTAAAATCTACTCCCGACCCTCGGCCGACCAGAAGAGAGGACATTTGTTGCACCTAGGATCAAAGTCAG TTGTGGTCAAGGCTGAGCCTGACGGAATGCCAGGACAAATCCCAGATCCCTCTGTGACAGCGGGCTCCCTGCCCAGCCTGGGCCCACTGGCTGGGATCTCCGCCACCACGCTGACAGACAAGCTGAGGTTTGGCGATTTCCACGACATCGGAACAATGTTGTCACCCCTGCTTTTCCTGGACACTCTGGGAAAGAGGCCTATAGTCATCAAAACTGAG agagatgaagaagaagagagGAGGAAACGAAGGcgagagaaaaacaaagtggCTGCAGCTCGATGtcgaaacaaaaagaaagaaaggacagaCTATTTACAAAAG GAGTCAGAAAGATTAGAGATGCTAAACTCTGACCTTAAAGCCCAGATTGAGGAGCTGAAGCTGGAGCGTCAGCAGCTCATCCTCATGCTTAACCGACACCGCCCCACGTGCATCGTCAGGACAGACAGTGTGAAAACCCCAGAGAGCGAGGCTAACCCCCTGCTGCAGCAGCTCGAGGCCAAGTGA
- the LOC124885038 gene encoding jun dimerization protein 2-like isoform X2, with translation MPGQIPDPSVTAGSLPSLGPLAGISATTLTDKLRFGDFHDIGTMLSPLLFLDTLGKRPIVIKTERDEEEERRKRRREKNKVAAARCRNKKKERTDYLQKESERLEMLNSDLKAQIEELKLERQQLILMLNRHRPTCIVRTDSVKTPESEANPLLQQLEAK, from the exons ATGCCAGGACAAATCCCAGATCCCTCTGTGACAGCGGGCTCCCTGCCCAGCCTGGGCCCACTGGCTGGGATCTCCGCCACCACGCTGACAGACAAGCTGAGGTTTGGCGATTTCCACGACATCGGAACAATGTTGTCACCCCTGCTTTTCCTGGACACTCTGGGAAAGAGGCCTATAGTCATCAAAACTGAG agagatgaagaagaagagagGAGGAAACGAAGGcgagagaaaaacaaagtggCTGCAGCTCGATGtcgaaacaaaaagaaagaaaggacagaCTATTTACAAAAG GAGTCAGAAAGATTAGAGATGCTAAACTCTGACCTTAAAGCCCAGATTGAGGAGCTGAAGCTGGAGCGTCAGCAGCTCATCCTCATGCTTAACCGACACCGCCCCACGTGCATCGTCAGGACAGACAGTGTGAAAACCCCAGAGAGCGAGGCTAACCCCCTGCTGCAGCAGCTCGAGGCCAAGTGA